The DNA window AGTCCGCCGGTGATGAACAGCGCGTCGATCCCTTCCTGCCGCGCGCCGCGGATATCGGTGTTGATGCCGTCCCCGATCGCCAGGATCCGGGCATCGTCGCCCAATTCCATCTGCCGCCGCGCCCGTTCGTAGATGGGCGGATGCGGCTTGCCGAAATAAAGCGCCGTTCCGCCTAGATCCTCATAGAATTCGGCCAGCGCACCGGCGCAATAGATCCGCCTTTCGCCCATGTCGACGACCACGTCCGGGTTGGCGCACAGCATCTTCAGCCCGCGCTGCTGCGCCGCCATCAGCCGTGACCGGTAATCGTCCGGCGCCTCGTTATCCTCATCGAACGGGCCGGTCGCCACGATTCCCTCGGCCTCTTCCAGCGGGACGCGCGTGATCGGCGGGGCGTCGGTCCATTCGGGCGGGATGTCGTCGAAGAACCCGTCATCCTTCACCGTGCCGATATGCCAGACCCTGCGGCCGACCGCGCCCGCAAACATCGCCTGCTGCGCGGCGTCGCCCGAACTGATCACCAGATCCCAGGCATCGCGCGGCACGCCCATGCGGTCCAGCTGCGCGATCACATAGGGGTGCGGGCGCGGCGCGTTGGTCATCAGCACCACGCCGCCGCCCCCGCGGCGATAGTCCTGCAACGCAGCCACCGCCGCCGGATAGGGCTGTTTCCCGTTATGCAGACAGCCCCACAGATCGCAGAACAGCGCGTCGTAATCCGCGCCGATCTGCGACAGACGCTCGATGATGCGGGTCATCAGACGGTCAGGAACGGGATGATCTGCTTCTTGCGGCTCATGACGCCGGGCAGAACGACGGTGTCGCCGGTGACGGTGACGCCAAAGCTTTTTTCGGCGATCTGCCTGACGAAATCATTGGGGACCAGCAGCGTCGCCTCTTCCTTCAGGATATCGACGATGAACAACAGAACCTCGTCGGCGCTGTCGGCTGCGGCCACGGCGGGCATCGCGGCGACCAGCGCATCCTTGCGCGCCAGCAGGGTCTGCGGCGCGGTGGTTTCCAGCACCGAGACGCGCAGTTGCTTGCCGTCCAGCCTGTATTCCTTGCTGTCCATGCGCAGCAGCGCGTCATCGGTGAAGGCGCTGACATCGGATTTCGCGGCGAACATCTCGTTGGCGTAATCGGTGATGTTCAGCCCCAGATCGGCGGCCAGCTTTTCGGCCACGGCGCGGTCATGCGCGGTGGTGGTGGGGCTGCGGAATTCCAGCGTGTCCGACAGGATGCAGGTCAGCATCGCGGCCTTGACGCCCTGGGGCGCGCGCGCCATGTCGTCGCCGATCAGGTCGTGCATGATCGTCGCCGTGCAGGCCAGCGGCCGGATGGTGATGT is part of the Paracoccus stylophorae genome and encodes:
- a CDS encoding TIGR01459 family HAD-type hydrolase; the encoded protein is MTRIIERLSQIGADYDALFCDLWGCLHNGKQPYPAAVAALQDYRRGGGGVVLMTNAPRPHPYVIAQLDRMGVPRDAWDLVISSGDAAQQAMFAGAVGRRVWHIGTVKDDGFFDDIPPEWTDAPPITRVPLEEAEGIVATGPFDEDNEAPDDYRSRLMAAQQRGLKMLCANPDVVVDMGERRIYCAGALAEFYEDLGGTALYFGKPHPPIYERARRQMELGDDARILAIGDGINTDIRGARQEGIDALFITGGLAAQAFGPDVENPQPELLREWLAHHHQQPEFAIGRLR
- a CDS encoding manganese-dependent inorganic pyrophosphatase, producing MIKVFGHTSPDTDSTGSPIIWAWYLNEVRKTPAKAILQGEPNTEAAWMLSRWNLDKPEIVADVGKGDTCVIVDTNNPAELPAGINDADVIEIIDHHLLAGGIRTKTPINITIRPLACTATIMHDLIGDDMARAPQGVKAAMLTCILSDTLEFRSPTTTAHDRAVAEKLAADLGLNITDYANEMFAAKSDVSAFTDDALLRMDSKEYRLDGKQLRVSVLETTAPQTLLARKDALVAAMPAVAAADSADEVLLFIVDILKEEATLLVPNDFVRQIAEKSFGVTVTGDTVVLPGVMSRKKQIIPFLTV